A region from the Triticum aestivum cultivar Chinese Spring chromosome 3D, IWGSC CS RefSeq v2.1, whole genome shotgun sequence genome encodes:
- the LOC123075734 gene encoding putative calcium-binding protein CML19: MVHAATTERFSSVFASFDRNADGRISAAELRLCMKAALGEDVSAEDAEALVALADTDGDRLLDEQEFLRLVARPETEEEEERCRGLREAFAMYEVKGEGCITPASLMRMLARLGSEHGIEECRAMIRRFDLNGDGVVCFDEFKVMMDA, encoded by the coding sequence ATGGTGCACGCCGCGACGACCGAGCGCTTCAGTAGCGTGTTCGCCTCCTTCGACCGCAACGCCGACGGCAGGATCTCGGCGGCAGAGCTGCGGCTGTGCATGAAGGCGGCGCTGGGCGAGGACGTGTCGGCGGAGGACGCGGAGGCGCTCGTGGCGTTGGCCGACACCGACGGAGACCGGCTGCTGGACGAGCAGGAGTTCCTCCGGCTGGTGGCGCGGCCGGAaacagaggaagaggaggagcggtgCCGGGGGCTGAGGGAGGCGTTCGCGATGTACGAGGTGAAGGGCGAAGGCTGCATCACGCCGGCGAGCCTGATGCGGATGCTCGCCAGGCTGGGGTCAGAGCACGGCATCGAGGAGTGCCGCGCCATGATCCGCAGGTTTGATCTGAATGGAGATGGAGTTGTTTGCTTCGACGAGTTCAAGGTCATGATGGATGCGTAA